One segment of Microbacterium arborescens DNA contains the following:
- a CDS encoding stealth conserved region 3 domain-containing protein, which produces MALSALPRRENPWIDLPARRDDVVLDEGILRLVHDATTPDAARTADLLLLADALDTAGIRALLIRHDLHTPALAVDLADAERTATALRALGRNEPLYLKAKGAAPVFAADATIPAAAPHAVRAYRPRVSATGGRRYDHEYGVRVEFWRFGETSVEAPQANALMRRITPAQDVEIVTATRYGRQWQTVVGMLDPHPREVTHDIDMVFSWVDGSASEFQRQRAAQLSEYVVGEGDDGPARYRHVDELRYALRSVHMYAPWVRRIFIATDSPAPAWLAEHPKVTIVRSEEFFADPSTLPTHNSHAVEAQLHRIDGLAEHFLYSNDDMFFGRPVHPELFFSPGGISSFVECDVRIGSGDPRLERSGHDNGLRVNRALLQERFGRVIVRDLEHCAAPLRRSVMSELEQTFPEDFRRTAASRFRAATDISVTNSLYHYYAMFTGRALPTSVPRTRYVQTTLARSLAGMERLAKRRDIDMFCLNDGGETEVPEEIRVSSLRDVLERMFPIRAPWEIPAVSEGQVRDASAARSGVKR; this is translated from the coding sequence CTGGCCCTTTCCGCTCTGCCCCGCCGCGAGAACCCCTGGATCGATCTGCCCGCGCGACGCGACGACGTCGTCCTCGACGAGGGCATTCTGCGTCTCGTCCACGACGCCACGACGCCCGATGCCGCCCGCACCGCTGATCTGCTGCTGCTCGCCGACGCGCTCGACACGGCCGGCATCCGCGCGCTGCTGATCCGTCACGATCTCCATACCCCCGCCCTCGCGGTCGACCTCGCAGACGCGGAGCGCACCGCGACGGCACTGCGCGCGCTCGGTCGGAACGAGCCGCTCTACCTCAAGGCGAAGGGCGCGGCGCCGGTCTTCGCCGCAGATGCGACCATCCCCGCCGCGGCGCCGCACGCCGTCCGCGCCTACCGTCCGCGCGTGAGCGCCACGGGAGGACGTCGATACGACCACGAGTACGGCGTACGGGTGGAGTTCTGGCGCTTCGGGGAGACCTCCGTCGAGGCACCTCAGGCCAATGCCCTGATGCGTCGCATCACCCCCGCGCAGGACGTCGAGATCGTCACGGCGACGCGATACGGCCGGCAATGGCAGACCGTCGTGGGAATGCTCGACCCTCACCCCCGAGAAGTCACGCACGACATCGACATGGTGTTCTCCTGGGTCGACGGATCGGCCAGCGAGTTCCAACGGCAGCGTGCGGCGCAGCTCTCCGAGTACGTCGTCGGAGAAGGCGACGACGGTCCGGCTCGGTACCGCCACGTCGACGAGCTGCGATACGCGCTGCGAAGCGTCCACATGTACGCCCCCTGGGTCCGCCGCATCTTCATCGCCACCGACTCCCCCGCACCGGCGTGGCTCGCCGAGCACCCCAAGGTGACCATCGTGCGGAGCGAGGAGTTCTTCGCCGACCCCTCGACGCTCCCGACCCACAACTCGCACGCCGTCGAAGCACAGCTGCACCGCATCGACGGCCTCGCCGAGCATTTCCTGTACTCGAACGACGACATGTTCTTCGGCCGCCCGGTGCACCCCGAGCTGTTCTTCTCGCCCGGGGGCATCTCATCGTTCGTCGAGTGCGACGTGCGCATCGGCTCGGGCGACCCGCGCCTCGAACGCTCGGGCCACGACAACGGGTTGCGCGTCAATCGCGCCCTCCTGCAGGAGCGGTTCGGGCGCGTCATCGTGCGCGACCTCGAGCACTGCGCCGCACCGCTGCGCCGGAGCGTCATGAGCGAGCTCGAGCAGACCTTCCCCGAGGACTTCCGGCGCACCGCCGCATCCCGCTTCCGTGCCGCGACGGACATCTCGGTGACCAACTCGCTCTACCACTACTACGCGATGTTCACCGGCCGCGCGCTTCCCACCTCGGTGCCACGCACCCGGTACGTCCAGACGACGCTCGCGCGCTCGCTCGCAGGCATGGAACGTCTCGCGAAGCGTCGCGACATCGACATGTTCTGCCTGAACGACGGCGGCGAGACCGAGGTCCCCGAAGAGATCCGCGTGAGCTCACTGCGCGATGTGCTCGAGCGGATGTTCCCCATCCGCGCGCCGTGGGAGATCCCGGCCGTCAGCGAAGGACAGGTACGGGACGCGTCGGCGGCGCGCTCCGGCGTGAAGCGCTGA